The genomic stretch GCAATAACGTCTGACACTAAGCTCATCTGGGTGGAGACGCCAACCAATCCGATGCTGAAGGTCATTGATATTGAAGCAGTGTCGCGCATTGCGCGTGACAAAGGCGTGATGGTTGGTGTCGATAACACCTTTGCTTCACCCTTCGCCCAGCGTCCTCTCGATCTTGGTGCTGACATTGTCATGCATTCAGCCACTAAATTCCTGAACGGCCATTCCGATGTTATCGCCGGTGTGCTTGTCGTTCGGGATGATGACCTTGCCGACAGGCTGGCTTTTTTGCAGAATTCGGTTGGCGCCCAGCTCGGACCATTTGACTCTTTTCTTGCCCTGCGCGGCATCAAGACTCTTGCCTTGCGCATGACGCGCCACGCTGAGTCAGGTGCGGCACTGGCGACCTGGCTGGAAGCGCATGAGGCGGTAGACCGCGTCTATTACCCCGGTCTTCAATCTCACCCCAACCACGATGTGGCAAAACGCCAGATGGACAGTTTTGGTGGCATGATTACCATCTTGCTCAAAGGCGGGCTTGAGGCGGCGCGCACGATGCTTGAGCGCGTCCAGGTGTTCACACTTGCCGAAAGCCTTGGCGGTGTCGAAAGCCTGATTGAACACCCTGGCATTATGACACATGCGTCACTACCACCAGAGCGTCGCGCGGAGTTGGGCGTCGATGACTCACTTGTGCGCATATCTGTTGGTATTGAAGATCTTGCTGACCTGAAGGCGGACCTCGAACAGGCGCTATCAGGATTATGAGAAGGAGAGACCTGTGAGAACAATCTTTGTCATGATTAAATGTGAACTGGGCAAGGCTTATGACGTTGCCGGTGAGCTTGTTGACTCCATTGAGCAGGTGCCTTCCGTCTACTCAATTTCCGGTGACTTTGATCTGATGGCGCAGTTTCATCTGCCTGCGGATATGGATATTGGACGCTTCGTCAATGAGCAAGTGCATAAAGTGTCCGGGATCGCCAATACAAAAACGATCATCTGCTTCAATGCGTTTACCTCCGATTCAGGGATCAGTGATGCCTGAGGCAGGTGCCATATGCAGCATGTAGAGCAGCTGGATCAGCGCGATCCATTGCGCCATTTACGGGGCGCGTTCCACCTGCCTGAAGGCATAATCTACTTGGATGGAAACTCTCTGGGGCCTTTGCCGCGTGATGTTTCGGCGCGTACACAGAGGGTTGTTGCTGAGGAATGGGGGCAGAGCCTGATCAAGGGCTGGAATGATCATGACTGGATTGGCCTGCCGCAGCGTGTTGGCAACAAAATTGCCCGCCTGATCGGAGCGCCGGGTGGCACAGTGATCGCGGCAGATTCCACCTCCCTTAATCTGCTCAAGGTGCTCTCTGCCGCCCTCAGCTTGCGACCAGAGCGAAAAATTATCCTGTCTGACACAGGTAATTTTCCCACAGACTTGTATATGGCGCAGGGAATTTCCAGTACTCTTGGTGCAGATCATGAGCTGAAACTTGTGGCGCCGGAGATGGCTGTCGATGCCATAGATGACACTGTGGCTGTGTTGATGCTAACCGAGGTCGATTACCGGACTGGGCGCAAGCATGATATGGCGGCATTGACCCGGCGTGCCCATCAGGCCGGTGTTCTGACCATCTGGGACCTTGCCCATTCAGCAGGCGCAGTGCCCGTTGACTTGACGTCGGCGCAGGCCGACTTTGCCATCGGGTGTGGCTATAAATACCTTAATGGCGGCCCCGGCGCCCCGGCATTTGTTTATGTGCGCCCGGATCACCTGAACAGCTTTGCGCCCTCTCTCTCCGGCTGGATGGGCCATGCTGCGCCGTTCGATTTTGATCTTACCTACAAGCCGGCAAAGGGCATTGACCGTATGCTTGTTGGCACACCAACAATCCTCAGCATGTCCGCGCTTGATAGCGCGCTGGACTTGTGGCGCGACATTTCCATGGAGGATGTCCGACAAAAATCTCTGGCCATGACGGATATGTTCATTGCAGAAGTAGCCAAGCGCTGCACCGATCAGGGTCTTGAATTGCTCACACCGCGCGAACATGAATTGCGTGGCAGTCAGGTTTCCTTCAGTTGCCCGAATGGCTATGCCGTGATGCAAGCCCTTATAGCAGAAGGTGTTATTGGCGATTTCCGGTCGCCTGATATTATACGCTTTGGATTTACGCCGCTCTATTTGCGGTATGCGGATGTTATCACAGCCGCTGAAACGCTGGCGCGTGTGCTGCAGGAGCAACTTTGGGACAGGCCGCAATTTCTTGAGCGGGCAAAAGTAACATGACTGATACGAAAAAGCCGGTTGAACATCACGGCGCGGAGCTCGATTTCTCTGATAAAATGTCTTACGGGGACTACCTTCAGCTTGAAAAGATACTCACAGCGCAAACACCGCTTTCCACAGCGCATGATGAGATGCTTTTCATCATCCAGCATCAGACATCTGAATTATGGATGCGCCTTGCCATCTATGAGTTGAAGGCCGCGCGGCAGATGTTGCGTGATGAACGCCTGAGGGAATGTTTCAAGGTTCTCTCACGCATTGCCCGTATTTTTGAACAGATCAACAAGGCCTGGGATGTGCTGCGCACCATGACCCCGAGCGAATATACGGAATTTCGGGACAAGCTTGGCCTGTCGTCGGGGTTTCAGTCCTGGCAATATCGGGCCATCGAGTTTCTGGCGGGCAACAAAAATGCAGCGATGCTGAAGCCACATGCGCATCTGCCAGAGAAGCAGCTTGAACTGAAATCCCTGCTAGAAGCGCCAAGCCTTTATGATGAAGTCCTGATTCTCATGAGCAAGCGTGGTTTTGAACTACCGTCTGACGTGCTGAAGCGGGACTGGTCACGGAAGTATCAGCATAATGAGCATGTGCAGAAGGCATGGCGACAGGTATACGAAAAACCTCTCGAACATTGGGAATTATACGAGCTTGCTGAAAAGCTGGTGGACTTTGAGGATTATTTTCGTCGCTGGCGGTTTAATCACGTGACAACCGTTGAACGTGTGATTGGATTCAAGCAGGGCACCGGGGGCACATCAGGAGTTGGCTATCTGCAAAAAATGCTCTCGACAGTCCTGTTTCCGGAACTCTGGCAAGTGCGAACTGATCTGTAGACGGTCCTGTTTTCAGGATGCTCCGGCTTGAGCCGAACCGGTTATTCTGCGGGGCAGGGCGCGCCGGACGCTGCCCAGCTCTCAAAGGCTGTAACCGTCTCGGTGATAGAATAGGGCGCTGGTTCCCGGCCCGGGCCCGGTTCCCATCCCCAATGAACCAGCGCGTCATGCGCAATATGGTCTGCTACAGCCTGAAGGGTGCGCCCGCCATTTCTTTGCGTGTCTTTGATCTGTTCACAAATCTGCAGTGACGTCTGATCCCACCAGACCATCTCAACAGGGGCAAGTGCCCAGTGGGGCGCGCCCGGTGGACCATGTGGCAATTCTGAATTCGAATCAGCATGACATGCTGCACACGGAATGCTGTCTGATCCGTCACGGGTTTCACCGCCATCAATGTTCATGCCGTGATATTGCCATTTCCCGTCATCAAGGCCGAAACTTTTGCCAGACCAGCGCGGACGATTATCTGCGGGCACATGACAGTTCGCACAGCGCGGGTGCGAGAATACATCAAAAACCTTGTCCCAATGCGCAAGTGCCTGCGCGGTTGTGACGAGTTGCGGTTCTTCCCGGTCGCTTTCCGGCGCTGCCGCGAGATTTGCCGGGGCGACGGCAAGGAATAAAGAGACGGCATATAGCGAGAGCTTCTTCATGCCCTGTACCCTTCTGTAAACTGAATATGCTTGCTTAAAGGTAACTCCCGGATGCGCCTGCCCGTGGCCGCGAAGATCGCATTGGCAAGGGCAGGGGCCGCGGGCGGCGTGCCCGGCTCGCCTGCCCCGCCGGGGCTAAATCCACTGTTGATGATGTGGGTTTCAATCAGGGGTGAGGCCGTCATGCGCAGTGCCTGATAGTCATGGAAGTTGCTCTGTTTAACAGCGCCGTCTTCAATCGTGATTTCACCATAGATCGCAGCTGTCAGGCCATAAATGATGCCGGACTCGATTTGCGCCACGACCCCGTCAGGGGAAACCGCGAAGCCGGGGTCTATTACCGCCACCATGCGGTCGATTACGACTTCGTTATTCACGAGGCTGATTTCTGCAACCTGTGCGACGATTGAGCCGAACGATTCCTTTATGGCCACACCGCGCCCTTGCCCCTGTTTGAGGGGGTGCGACCAGTTGGCCTCTCTGGCCACGCGGTCGAGCACAGCCAGGTGGCGCGGATGGTCTTTGAGCAGCTCCGCGCGATAGGAGAGCGGGTCCTGTCCGGCAGCAGCGGCGCATTCGTCAATAAAGCTTTCCGTATAGAACCCGTGCTGTGATTCATCCACACTTCGCCAGGCACCCCAGGGAACGTGGCTGGGGCTTTGCAGGTATCCGATATCCTGCGCATCTACCGCATACGGAATGAGTGGTGCTTCTGCCGGTTCCTGCTTGTTGACATAGGTGTTTTCCCAGGCGGTCAATGTGCCATCCGCCGCCATCGCTGCACGGAAGTTGCTTCTGGATGCTGGCCGGTAAAAATCCTGTCTCACGTCTTCTTCCCGTGACCAGATAAGTTGGACAGGCTTGCCAACAGCTTTAGACAGAAGCGCCGCCTGAATGGCCCAGTCCGGCCGGGATTTGCGCCCAAAGCCGCCGCCCATCAGAAGGTTATTGAGCGTAACCTGGTCTTCCTTGTACCCCAGTGCCTCGGCCACGGCGCGCCTGAAGCCGAGCGGATTCTGGCAGCCGACCCAGACCTCGCATTTCCCGTCCTGTACGTGTGCGGTGGCGTTCAGTGGTTCCATGCAGGTATGGGCCAGATAGGGTACGTTATATTCTGCACTGATCACTTTTTCGGCTGTGTCAAAGGCCGCCTGCATATCGCCTTGTGTGCGATCATTTTTCCGGTCTGCTGACAGACTAATGTCCTGCTGGTGCTGCGTGGCGATTTGCGCACTGGAAACAGCATCGTTGCCATTGCTGTCCCACTGAATATCAAGCGCGCGCAACCCGCGCTGTGCTGCCCAGTATCCGTTGGCAACCACTGCCACCGCTTCTCCGGCGGAAAAGCCGCCAATCATCATGTCTGCGCTGCTGGCGGGCAGGGGGATGACATCCAGCACACCATTGACAGCGCGCGCTGCTGCATCATCAACAGAAACAACTTTGCCACCAAATACAGGCGAGCGGGTGACGGTTGCGTAGACCATGCCCGGCAGTCGAATATCGAGCGCAAACATGGCGCTGCCATCAACCTTGGACGGAATATCCAGGCGCTGCACGGGTTTGCCCATGATTTTGTAGTCTGAAAGTTCTTTCAGTTTCGGCGTGTAGGAGGGCGTCATTTCAGCTGCCGCCGCGGCAAAGGCCGCATAGGGCTCCCGCCGTGAGCTGCTGTCATGGATCAGCATACTTTTCTCGGTGGTGATCTCAGCCGCAGGCACGCCCCATTCTTTTGCCGCAGCACGTTTGAGCATGTCGCGTGTTGCAGCGCCGGCAACACGCATACCATAGGTGCCGGTAACCCGCACGCTCATGCTGCCACCGGTCACCTGCAGGTCGAGTGAATCCGAGAGCATCATCATTGCGCCCTCTATCGTGGGCACGACAATGCCGGGCAAATTGATGTCCTTGAAAAGATAGCCGCGCCCGATGGAATAGAACGCATATTCTCCGATCGCCGGTGCTTCTTCAACCTTGACCAGGTCCCAGTCTGCATCCAGTTCATCCGCCAGCATTTGCGCCAGCGCCGTTTGCGCGCCCTGGCCCATCTCGGAATGTGGAACAATCGCGGTCACGACATTGTCCTGATCAATCTTGATATAGGCATGAACCAGTTTCTCGCCGTCACCCTCGACCAGGCCGGCCACATCATCGGCGCGGTTGCCCGGTCGCAGCGCTACGCCCACAAGAATGCCGCCACCGGCGATGACACCTGCACTCAGAAAGGCTCTTCTTGTCCATTTACCCATTGTCTGCGTCCTCCCCGGCCGGGAGGGCTGGTGCAGCCGGCCTGTTCTTCGGCATTCCATCAGCGGCCGTTTTTATCGCACTTTTGATCCGGCCATACATGCCGCAGCGGCAGATGTTGCCTTCCATGGCGCTGTTGATTTCGCTCTCCGTGGGCTGAGGGTTCCGTTGCAACAGGGCCGCGGCTGACATCAGTTGACCGGACTGGCAATAGCCGCATTGCGGCACCTGATGGTCAATCCATGCCTG from Parvularcula sp. IMCC14364 encodes the following:
- a CDS encoding PLP-dependent aspartate aminotransferase family protein gives rise to the protein MTTDKKNRQAFATRVIHAGQEHDPLTGAVMQPIYQTSTYAQESPGKHKGFVYARGHNPTRFAYERAIADLENGTRGFAFSSGMGAISTMLELLPAGSHIIASDDVYGGSFRLFERVRRDSANLSFTYIDMTNPDNLADAITSDTKLIWVETPTNPMLKVIDIEAVSRIARDKGVMVGVDNTFASPFAQRPLDLGADIVMHSATKFLNGHSDVIAGVLVVRDDDLADRLAFLQNSVGAQLGPFDSFLALRGIKTLALRMTRHAESGAALATWLEAHEAVDRVYYPGLQSHPNHDVAKRQMDSFGGMITILLKGGLEAARTMLERVQVFTLAESLGGVESLIEHPGIMTHASLPPERRAELGVDDSLVRISVGIEDLADLKADLEQALSGL
- a CDS encoding Lrp/AsnC ligand binding domain-containing protein yields the protein MRTIFVMIKCELGKAYDVAGELVDSIEQVPSVYSISGDFDLMAQFHLPADMDIGRFVNEQVHKVSGIANTKTIICFNAFTSDSGISDA
- the kynU gene encoding kynureninase — translated: MQHVEQLDQRDPLRHLRGAFHLPEGIIYLDGNSLGPLPRDVSARTQRVVAEEWGQSLIKGWNDHDWIGLPQRVGNKIARLIGAPGGTVIAADSTSLNLLKVLSAALSLRPERKIILSDTGNFPTDLYMAQGISSTLGADHELKLVAPEMAVDAIDDTVAVLMLTEVDYRTGRKHDMAALTRRAHQAGVLTIWDLAHSAGAVPVDLTSAQADFAIGCGYKYLNGGPGAPAFVYVRPDHLNSFAPSLSGWMGHAAPFDFDLTYKPAKGIDRMLVGTPTILSMSALDSALDLWRDISMEDVRQKSLAMTDMFIAEVAKRCTDQGLELLTPREHELRGSQVSFSCPNGYAVMQALIAEGVIGDFRSPDIIRFGFTPLYLRYADVITAAETLARVLQEQLWDRPQFLERAKVT
- the kynA gene encoding tryptophan 2,3-dioxygenase, giving the protein MTDTKKPVEHHGAELDFSDKMSYGDYLQLEKILTAQTPLSTAHDEMLFIIQHQTSELWMRLAIYELKAARQMLRDERLRECFKVLSRIARIFEQINKAWDVLRTMTPSEYTEFRDKLGLSSGFQSWQYRAIEFLAGNKNAAMLKPHAHLPEKQLELKSLLEAPSLYDEVLILMSKRGFELPSDVLKRDWSRKYQHNEHVQKAWRQVYEKPLEHWELYELAEKLVDFEDYFRRWRFNHVTTVERVIGFKQGTGGTSGVGYLQKMLSTVLFPELWQVRTDL
- a CDS encoding molybdopterin cofactor-binding domain-containing protein yields the protein MGKWTRRAFLSAGVIAGGGILVGVALRPGNRADDVAGLVEGDGEKLVHAYIKIDQDNVVTAIVPHSEMGQGAQTALAQMLADELDADWDLVKVEEAPAIGEYAFYSIGRGYLFKDINLPGIVVPTIEGAMMMLSDSLDLQVTGGSMSVRVTGTYGMRVAGAATRDMLKRAAAKEWGVPAAEITTEKSMLIHDSSSRREPYAAFAAAAAEMTPSYTPKLKELSDYKIMGKPVQRLDIPSKVDGSAMFALDIRLPGMVYATVTRSPVFGGKVVSVDDAAARAVNGVLDVIPLPASSADMMIGGFSAGEAVAVVANGYWAAQRGLRALDIQWDSNGNDAVSSAQIATQHQQDISLSADRKNDRTQGDMQAAFDTAEKVISAEYNVPYLAHTCMEPLNATAHVQDGKCEVWVGCQNPLGFRRAVAEALGYKEDQVTLNNLLMGGGFGRKSRPDWAIQAALLSKAVGKPVQLIWSREEDVRQDFYRPASRSNFRAAMAADGTLTAWENTYVNKQEPAEAPLIPYAVDAQDIGYLQSPSHVPWGAWRSVDESQHGFYTESFIDECAAAAGQDPLSYRAELLKDHPRHLAVLDRVAREANWSHPLKQGQGRGVAIKESFGSIVAQVAEISLVNNEVVIDRMVAVIDPGFAVSPDGVVAQIESGIIYGLTAAIYGEITIEDGAVKQSNFHDYQALRMTASPLIETHIINSGFSPGGAGEPGTPPAAPALANAIFAATGRRIRELPLSKHIQFTEGYRA